In Bradyrhizobium guangxiense, the following are encoded in one genomic region:
- a CDS encoding ABC transporter ATP-binding protein yields the protein MTALSKKPAAIRVVLPFVFRHWLKQPGRSLVVVGGLLGATAADLFMPVFSGHLIDALTRGPSDPDARHAALVAFGAIVALGAASMVLRLAGLQAIVPFTLKIMSDLAQDAFLRVQRFSTDWHANSFAGSTVRKITRGMWAVDLLNDTILLALLPSLVVLIGSMILLGVHWASLGAVIALGALAYVTMTVLFSTRYIAPAARVSNAWDTKVGGTLADALTCNAVVKSFGAEGREDARLARVISRWRVRVRRTWFRYNYTAMAQLSLLLCLRGSVIGGSVLLWMYGHASPGDVTYVLTSYYVIHAYLRDVGMHINNLQRSVNDMEELVAIHEEPIGIADAADARPIAIEGGEIVFDDVTFHYGGHRAPLYDGLSVRIRAGERVGLVGRSGSGKTTFVKLVQRLYDVSGGRVLIDGQDIAHATQQSLRSQIAIVQQEPILFHRTLAENIAYGRPGASLEAIEQAARLANAHDFILRLPKGYGTLVGERGVKLSGGERQRVALARAFLADAPVLILDEATSSLDSESEAMIQQAMERLMKGRTSIVIAHRLSTVKSLDRILVFDRGEIVEQGTHALLAGKPGGIYRGLFERQVVELGHIAAAE from the coding sequence ATGACCGCTCTGTCAAAGAAGCCCGCGGCTATCCGCGTGGTGTTGCCCTTCGTGTTCCGGCACTGGCTCAAGCAGCCGGGCCGCAGCCTCGTCGTGGTCGGCGGCCTGTTGGGCGCGACGGCCGCCGACCTGTTCATGCCGGTGTTCTCGGGGCATCTGATCGACGCGCTGACGCGCGGGCCGTCAGATCCTGATGCGCGCCACGCCGCCCTGGTCGCATTCGGCGCCATCGTGGCGCTGGGTGCGGCCTCGATGGTGCTGCGGCTGGCAGGGCTCCAGGCCATCGTGCCGTTCACGCTGAAAATCATGTCCGACCTGGCGCAGGATGCCTTCCTGCGCGTGCAGCGCTTCTCGACCGACTGGCACGCCAATTCCTTCGCGGGCTCGACCGTGCGCAAGATCACGCGCGGCATGTGGGCGGTCGACCTGCTGAATGACACCATCCTGCTGGCGCTGCTGCCGTCGCTGGTCGTGCTGATCGGCTCGATGATCCTGCTTGGTGTGCACTGGGCCTCGCTCGGCGCGGTGATCGCGCTCGGCGCGCTGGCCTATGTCACGATGACGGTGCTGTTCTCGACCCGCTACATCGCGCCGGCCGCGCGCGTCTCCAATGCCTGGGACACCAAGGTCGGCGGCACGCTGGCGGACGCGTTGACCTGCAACGCCGTTGTGAAGTCGTTTGGCGCCGAAGGGCGTGAAGATGCGCGGCTCGCCCGTGTCATCAGCCGTTGGCGCGTGCGGGTGCGACGAACCTGGTTCCGCTACAACTACACCGCCATGGCGCAGCTCTCGCTGCTGCTATGCCTGCGGGGGTCGGTGATCGGCGGCTCGGTGCTGCTGTGGATGTACGGGCATGCCTCGCCCGGCGACGTCACCTATGTGCTGACGAGCTACTACGTCATCCACGCCTATTTGCGCGACGTGGGCATGCACATCAACAACCTCCAGCGCTCGGTCAACGACATGGAGGAGCTGGTGGCGATCCATGAGGAGCCGATCGGGATTGCGGATGCAGCCGATGCGCGGCCGATCGCGATCGAGGGCGGCGAGATCGTGTTCGACGACGTCACGTTCCACTATGGCGGCCATCGCGCGCCGCTGTACGACGGCTTGTCGGTCAGGATCCGCGCCGGCGAACGCGTCGGCCTCGTCGGCCGTTCCGGCTCCGGCAAGACCACCTTCGTCAAGCTGGTGCAGCGGCTCTACGACGTCAGCGGCGGTCGCGTGCTGATCGACGGCCAGGACATCGCGCACGCCACGCAGCAATCGCTGCGCAGCCAGATCGCGATCGTGCAGCAGGAGCCGATCCTGTTCCACCGCACGCTCGCGGAGAACATCGCCTATGGCCGGCCCGGTGCCAGCTTGGAAGCGATCGAGCAGGCGGCGCGGCTGGCGAATGCGCACGACTTCATCCTGCGCCTGCCGAAGGGGTATGGCACCCTCGTCGGCGAGCGCGGCGTGAAACTGTCGGGCGGCGAGCGGCAGCGCGTGGCGCTGGCGCGCGCGTTCCTGGCTGATGCGCCGGTGCTGATCTTGGACGAGGCGACCTCGAGCCTGGATTCGGAATCGGAGGCAATGATCCAGCAGGCGATGGAGCGGCTGATGAAGGGCCGCACCTCGATCGTGATCGCGCACCGGCTGTCGACGGTGAAGAGCCTCGATCGGATCCTGGTGTTCGACCGCGGCGAGATCGTCGAGCAGGGCACGCATGCTCTGCTCGCGGGCAAGCCGGGGGGGATCTATCGCGGCCTGTTCGAGCGCCAGGTGGTGGAGCTCGGGCATATCGCGGCAGCGGAATGA
- a CDS encoding DHA2 family efflux MFS transporter permease subunit has protein sequence MATATTASPAMMAAPASERIAPKRLFAFIIMVFGMFMSILDIQIVSASLSEIQAGLSASSSEVSWVQTAYLIAEVIAIPLSGFLSRAFGTRLLFAISAAGFTASSLLCGFATTIEEMILWRALQGFLGAGMIPTVFASAYTVFPRTKFHIVGPIIGLVATLAPTIGPTVGGYITDLMSWNWLFFINVVPGIGITIGVLALVDFDEPHFELLDRFDWWGLLFMAGFLGTLEYVLEEGPQYEWLQDTSVAICAWICAISAIAFFWRVFTAAEPIVNLRTFSNRNFAIGCLLQFCIGIGLYGLTYIYPRYLAEVRGYSALMIGETMFVSGITMFLIAPLVGRLMVKFDMRYMIAFGLVVFAIGSYQMTWITRDYDFYELLVPQILRGIGMMFAMVPTNNIALGTLAPDRVKNASGLFNLMRNLGGAVGLAVINTVLNDRTDLHITRLQERVTWGNATATETLTMFMQKFQGLGDSTLMAMKQLSQLVHRQAVVMSFGDAFFILTLFYLGLSLLVTLLNKPVSPTAGGDAH, from the coding sequence ATGGCCACCGCCACCACCGCTTCCCCTGCCATGATGGCGGCGCCGGCTTCGGAGCGCATCGCGCCGAAGCGGCTGTTTGCGTTCATCATCATGGTGTTCGGGATGTTCATGTCGATCCTGGACATCCAGATCGTCTCGGCGTCCTTGAGCGAGATCCAGGCCGGGCTGTCGGCAAGCTCCAGCGAGGTCTCCTGGGTCCAGACCGCCTATCTGATCGCCGAGGTCATCGCCATTCCGCTGTCGGGGTTCCTGTCGCGCGCCTTCGGCACGCGGCTGTTGTTCGCGATCTCGGCGGCCGGCTTCACCGCCTCGAGCCTGCTCTGCGGCTTTGCCACCACCATCGAGGAGATGATCCTCTGGCGCGCGCTGCAGGGATTCCTCGGCGCCGGCATGATCCCGACGGTGTTCGCTTCCGCCTATACCGTCTTCCCGCGCACGAAATTCCACATCGTCGGCCCCATCATCGGCCTGGTCGCGACCTTGGCTCCCACGATCGGCCCGACGGTCGGCGGCTACATCACCGACCTGATGTCCTGGAACTGGCTGTTCTTCATCAACGTCGTGCCCGGCATCGGCATCACAATCGGCGTGCTGGCGCTGGTCGATTTCGACGAGCCGCATTTCGAGCTGCTCGACCGCTTCGACTGGTGGGGCCTCCTCTTCATGGCCGGCTTCCTCGGCACGCTCGAATATGTGCTGGAGGAGGGCCCGCAATATGAATGGCTGCAGGATACCTCGGTCGCGATCTGCGCGTGGATCTGCGCCATCTCGGCGATCGCCTTCTTCTGGCGCGTGTTCACGGCGGCCGAGCCGATCGTCAATTTGCGCACCTTCTCCAACCGCAATTTCGCGATCGGCTGCCTGCTGCAGTTCTGCATCGGCATTGGCCTCTACGGCCTGACCTACATCTATCCGCGCTACCTCGCCGAAGTGCGCGGCTACAGCGCGCTGATGATCGGCGAGACCATGTTCGTCTCCGGCATCACCATGTTCCTGATCGCGCCGCTGGTCGGCCGGCTCATGGTGAAGTTCGACATGCGCTACATGATCGCCTTCGGCCTCGTCGTGTTCGCGATCGGCTCCTACCAGATGACGTGGATCACGCGCGACTACGATTTCTACGAGCTGCTGGTGCCGCAGATCCTGCGCGGCATCGGCATGATGTTCGCGATGGTGCCCACCAACAACATCGCGCTCGGCACGCTGGCGCCCGACAGGGTGAAGAACGCCAGCGGCCTGTTCAACCTGATGCGCAACCTCGGCGGCGCGGTCGGCCTGGCCGTCATCAACACCGTGCTCAACGACCGCACCGATTTGCACATTACCCGCCTGCAAGAGCGCGTGACCTGGGGCAACGCGACCGCGACCGAAACCCTGACCATGTTCATGCAGAAATTCCAGGGGCTCGGCGATTCCACGCTGATGGCGATGAAGCAGCTGTCCCAGCTCGTGCACCGCCAGGCCGTGGTGATGAGCTTCGGCGATGCCTTCTTCATCCTCACGCTGTTCTATCTCGGCCTCAGCCTGCTCGTGACGCTGCTGAACAAGCCGGTCTCGCCGACCGCCGGCGGCGACGCGCATTGA
- a CDS encoding HlyD family secretion protein: MAVSRDQAARVLRQEAVEEQVSGDDASEASAPPSEQLRAHVAAETKRHIGEKPVADKPAAPEAPAAGAPKSGKRKFVLMGVGLVLALAAASYAGYYTLVGRFYISTDDAYVRANSTMLGARVSGHISSVLAGDNTTVRAGDVVFRIDEGDYKIAVDAAATRIATQQATIDRIGRQVAALDSQVAQAKAQLVSAEAGLKRADLDYERQQALSTKGFASRAVFESSEAGRDQGAAAVKAAQAAYDVAVSNVDVAKAQQAEAQAQLAELKTTLAKAERDLGFTAVRAPVNGTFSNRLVNAGDFVAVGQRLGNIVPLDDVYIDANFKETQLKRIRPGQPVTIKVDAYGMRKFSGVVDSIAAGAGSVFTLLPPDNATGNFTKIVQRVPVRIRVPKSVAKQNLLRAGMSVYATVDTNKGAADADSEVDLDDPTAIHPQ; the protein is encoded by the coding sequence ATGGCCGTATCGAGAGACCAGGCTGCGCGCGTCCTTCGCCAGGAAGCGGTGGAGGAGCAGGTGAGCGGCGATGATGCGTCCGAGGCATCCGCCCCCCCTAGCGAGCAGTTGCGTGCTCATGTGGCCGCGGAAACCAAGCGTCACATCGGCGAGAAGCCCGTGGCCGACAAGCCGGCCGCGCCCGAGGCGCCCGCCGCCGGTGCACCCAAATCCGGCAAGCGCAAATTCGTCCTGATGGGCGTCGGTCTCGTGCTGGCGCTCGCCGCCGCGAGCTATGCCGGCTACTACACGCTGGTCGGCCGTTTCTACATCTCCACCGATGACGCCTATGTGCGCGCCAATAGCACCATGCTGGGTGCGCGCGTTTCCGGCCACATCTCCTCGGTTCTCGCCGGCGACAACACCACGGTGCGCGCCGGCGACGTCGTCTTCCGCATCGACGAGGGCGATTACAAGATCGCCGTCGATGCCGCCGCAACCAGAATCGCGACCCAGCAGGCCACCATCGACCGCATCGGCCGCCAGGTCGCGGCACTCGACAGCCAGGTCGCACAGGCGAAGGCACAGCTCGTCTCCGCCGAGGCGGGCCTGAAGCGCGCCGATCTCGATTACGAGCGGCAACAGGCCCTGAGCACCAAAGGGTTCGCCTCGCGCGCCGTGTTCGAGAGCTCGGAAGCGGGACGCGATCAGGGCGCCGCCGCGGTCAAGGCCGCGCAGGCCGCCTACGATGTCGCCGTCAGCAATGTCGACGTCGCCAAGGCCCAGCAGGCCGAAGCGCAGGCCCAGCTCGCCGAGCTCAAGACCACGCTCGCCAAGGCCGAACGCGACCTCGGCTTCACCGCGGTGCGCGCGCCTGTCAACGGCACGTTCTCCAACCGCCTGGTCAACGCCGGCGACTTCGTCGCGGTCGGCCAGCGCCTCGGCAACATCGTGCCGCTGGACGACGTCTATATCGACGCCAATTTCAAGGAAACGCAGCTCAAGCGCATCCGTCCCGGCCAGCCGGTGACGATCAAGGTCGATGCCTATGGCATGCGCAAGTTCTCCGGCGTCGTCGACAGCATCGCGGCGGGCGCGGGCTCGGTGTTCACGCTGCTGCCGCCGGACAATGCCACCGGCAACTTCACCAAGATCGTGCAGCGCGTGCCGGTGCGGATCCGCGTGCCGAAATCGGTGGCGAAGCAGAACCTGCTCCGGGCCGGCATGTCGGTCTATGCAACCGTCGACACCAACAAGGGTGCCGCCGACGCCGACAGCGAGGTCGATCTCGACGATCCCACCGCGATCCACCCGCAGTAA
- a CDS encoding TetR/AcrR family transcriptional regulator, with translation MVVAAGEHLHVVQEEDSSKRRQILDGARKVFMDLGFDGASMGEIARAAQVSKGTLYVYFADKCALFEAILEQEALQHGQVVFNFDPARDAETTLKEFGLAYLHLVCRPGGGSAIRTVMAIAERMPDVGRRYYARVLDKSINRLSSYLQARVGSGDLAIDDCDLAASQFMELCKASLFLPFVFQAAPAPSEERMTEVVDSATRMFLAAYRAK, from the coding sequence ATGGTTGTAGCTGCCGGCGAACATCTGCACGTCGTCCAGGAGGAGGACAGCTCCAAGCGCCGCCAGATCCTCGACGGCGCCCGCAAGGTCTTTATGGATCTCGGGTTCGACGGCGCCAGCATGGGCGAGATCGCGCGTGCGGCGCAGGTCTCCAAAGGCACGCTTTATGTCTACTTCGCCGACAAATGCGCGCTGTTCGAAGCCATCCTCGAGCAGGAGGCGCTCCAGCACGGCCAGGTCGTGTTCAATTTCGATCCCGCGCGGGATGCCGAGACCACGCTGAAGGAGTTCGGCCTCGCCTACCTTCACCTGGTCTGCCGGCCCGGCGGCGGATCGGCGATCCGCACCGTGATGGCGATCGCTGAACGCATGCCGGATGTCGGCCGCCGCTACTATGCGCGCGTGCTCGACAAAAGCATCAACCGCCTCTCCTCCTATCTCCAGGCCCGCGTTGGTTCCGGCGATCTCGCCATCGACGATTGCGACCTTGCCGCCTCGCAGTTCATGGAATTGTGCAAGGCATCGCTCTTCCTGCCCTTTGTCTTCCAGGCCGCGCCGGCGCCGTCGGAAGAGCGCATGACAGAGGTGGTCGACAGCGCAACGCGGATGTTCCTGGCGGCGTATCGGGCGAAATAG
- a CDS encoding DUF6665 family protein, whose protein sequence is MPRDLRPPVDVLHYEIVQEQASALGRMGRTLEQSLARLREFDAAHAEVPASKQPARRKLVLEAGQALWMFVVQREASGLRDSRHIMRTYNVPGEVQRCMGLVPVPSKPAA, encoded by the coding sequence ATGCCCCGTGATCTTCGCCCGCCTGTCGATGTCCTTCATTACGAGATCGTCCAGGAACAGGCCTCCGCGCTTGGACGAATGGGCCGCACGCTCGAACAGAGCCTTGCACGATTGCGCGAGTTCGACGCCGCCCATGCGGAAGTCCCGGCATCGAAGCAGCCGGCCAGGCGCAAGCTCGTGCTGGAAGCCGGCCAGGCACTCTGGATGTTCGTGGTGCAACGCGAGGCGTCGGGCTTGCGCGACAGCCGCCATATCATGCGCACCTACAACGTCCCCGGCGAGGTACAGCGATGCATGGGGCTGGTCCCCGTCCCGTCGAAGCCGGCCGCGTAG
- a CDS encoding extensin family protein: MTRGVRLYLVGSIVLVSLAGCGRGFFQAEREPWRAEAEAACLKSGAVKETADIVRIDPISGPGQCGAEFPLKVAAIGEASGTYGFADEELRPPGSIGAQPRWPVTQPRSNDPQTQNYPASSYPQRSNYPESPARQPAGYGASSGPMSLNAPGVATQEDEIDLPPDGTDAAGAARYMNAPSYPARPAPYSQAPAQQQPLPRLGPAQGNPVTAVGPVAIKPTATLACPIVSELDRWLADTVQPSAMRWFGVRVAEIKQISAYSCRGMNGNPHSHISEHAFGNALDISAFVLADGRRVTVKDGWRGMPEEQGFLRDVQSGACAHFTTVLAPGSNVYHYDHIHVDLMRRASRRLICQPAAASGEEVAARAQSRSPYANARDPSVTGSLGSRKSMARKREEDEYADD, from the coding sequence ATGACGCGCGGAGTTCGTTTGTATCTCGTCGGCTCCATCGTCCTTGTTTCGCTAGCGGGTTGCGGACGCGGCTTCTTCCAGGCCGAACGTGAGCCATGGCGGGCCGAGGCCGAAGCTGCATGCCTGAAATCCGGTGCGGTCAAGGAGACTGCGGACATCGTCCGCATCGACCCGATTTCCGGCCCTGGCCAGTGCGGCGCCGAATTTCCACTCAAAGTCGCGGCGATCGGCGAGGCCTCCGGCACCTATGGCTTTGCCGACGAGGAGCTGCGCCCGCCGGGCAGCATCGGCGCCCAGCCGCGCTGGCCTGTGACGCAGCCGCGATCGAATGACCCGCAGACCCAGAATTATCCGGCCTCGTCCTATCCGCAACGCTCGAACTATCCCGAAAGCCCGGCGCGCCAGCCCGCCGGCTATGGCGCCTCGTCCGGGCCGATGTCGCTGAACGCGCCCGGCGTGGCGACGCAGGAGGACGAGATCGACCTGCCGCCCGACGGCACCGACGCCGCCGGCGCGGCGCGCTACATGAATGCGCCGAGCTATCCTGCGCGGCCGGCGCCGTACTCGCAGGCGCCTGCGCAGCAGCAGCCGCTGCCGCGCCTTGGACCAGCGCAGGGCAACCCCGTCACGGCCGTCGGCCCGGTCGCGATCAAGCCGACCGCAACGCTGGCCTGTCCGATCGTGTCCGAGCTCGACCGCTGGCTCGCCGACACCGTGCAGCCTTCGGCGATGCGCTGGTTCGGCGTCCGCGTCGCCGAGATCAAGCAGATCTCCGCCTATTCGTGCCGCGGCATGAACGGCAATCCGCATTCACACATCTCCGAACATGCCTTCGGCAATGCGCTCGACATTTCCGCCTTCGTGCTCGCCGACGGCCGCCGCGTCACCGTGAAGGACGGCTGGCGCGGCATGCCGGAAGAGCAGGGATTCCTGCGCGACGTGCAGTCGGGCGCCTGCGCGCATTTCACGACCGTTCTCGCGCCGGGGTCGAACGTCTATCACTACGATCACATCCACGTCGATCTGATGCGCCGCGCCAGCCGCCGCCTGATCTGCCAGCCCGCCGCCGCCTCCGGCGAAGAGGTCGCCGCGCGTGCACAGTCGCGCAGCCCCTATGCCAATGCGCGCGATCCGTCCGTGACCGGCTCGCTGGGGTCACGCAAGAGCATGGCGCGCAAGCGCGAGGAAGACGAATACGCCGACGATTAG
- a CDS encoding DUF2147 domain-containing protein — MNKLTIAATALFLASTAAAHAGGNSISFQIEGQHIRIETPRNCASLNCVTIVAPGLSDKPIKLNNINLKGLGGFKDDDVDTTPAPATTAQPAPGPVQQQPVQQAPVQATAPAAPVVAPAAPAPTVAAAPSVDATAQPAPVAVPAPIAPPVAVAPAPAPAPVAAPNSPIGVWATEENKGNVRVEQCGANLCGYAEKTNERILINMKPDGAKWSGRIHDPDSGRNYDSTIAMKGPNAMRVQGCAFGGMFCGGQIWKRVS, encoded by the coding sequence ATGAACAAGCTCACCATCGCCGCCACCGCGCTCTTCCTGGCGTCAACCGCCGCAGCGCATGCCGGCGGCAATTCGATCTCGTTCCAGATCGAGGGCCAGCACATCCGCATCGAGACGCCGCGCAACTGCGCTTCGCTCAATTGCGTGACCATCGTCGCACCGGGCCTGTCGGACAAGCCGATCAAGCTGAACAACATCAACCTCAAGGGCCTCGGCGGCTTCAAGGACGACGACGTCGATACCACGCCGGCCCCGGCCACGACCGCGCAGCCCGCGCCGGGTCCGGTGCAGCAGCAGCCCGTGCAGCAGGCGCCGGTCCAGGCGACCGCACCGGCGGCGCCCGTTGTTGCGCCCGCCGCGCCCGCGCCGACCGTTGCCGCGGCTCCGTCCGTCGACGCGACGGCACAGCCGGCGCCCGTCGCAGTTCCCGCTCCGATCGCCCCGCCCGTTGCTGTTGCTCCTGCCCCCGCCCCGGCTCCGGTGGCCGCCCCGAACTCGCCGATCGGCGTGTGGGCGACCGAAGAGAACAAGGGCAATGTCCGCGTCGAGCAGTGCGGCGCCAATCTCTGCGGTTACGCCGAGAAGACCAACGAGCGCATCCTGATCAACATGAAGCCCGACGGCGCCAAGTGGAGCGGCCGCATCCACGACCCCGACTCCGGCCGCAACTACGACTCGACCATCGCGATGAAGGGTCCGAATGCGATGCGCGTGCAGGGCTGCGCCTTCGGCGGCATGTTCTGCGGCGGCCAGATCTGGAAGCGCGTGAGCTGA
- a CDS encoding FecR domain-containing protein: MVAWRRFLLAAPLLALPLAGASAASASDTIELAQAQPQAEPTPAPSPTPSVSLAPAADAQPAAVEPIGNVATVTGIATVIRDKNSYPLRVRDDIYLNDVVQTSSNSSLGITFNDATTFNLSASAKITIDNYVYEDGGKQNSAIFDVGKGTVAFVAAAVAKTGNMKITTPTATLGIRGTTGVVDVPEGAAANSARNVNIKLYPDADGRVGHIDVDDRTSGTRLGALTQASSGFAIRPGTAAAGIMRFAAVPITIPAQQIARDRGFVNQVHLAQTAGRQIVTEQRDSRRANPAASPRIPRPFQPQQQQLRPNAAPGQQPQRPNGQPGQDTRPGQQQPSAPGRQGAQPPQRQGQGQGQGQGAVQPGGQRGGQGQQPQNQRQQGQQPGQPHGAGRPARPGQSPLPNSAPQTQPQRGGQIQPGGVVPPQPGPQPQLPRTGMQPGQPPAVQQPGMQRPGGFQQRLPGAPRPAAPRKPPPASKEKKERR, encoded by the coding sequence ATGGTGGCTTGGCGCCGCTTCCTGCTTGCTGCTCCGCTGCTGGCCTTGCCGCTGGCGGGCGCGAGCGCCGCATCGGCTTCCGACACGATCGAGCTTGCGCAGGCGCAGCCACAAGCCGAGCCGACGCCGGCCCCCTCGCCGACGCCCTCGGTCTCGCTGGCACCGGCCGCAGACGCACAACCCGCCGCGGTCGAGCCGATCGGCAACGTCGCGACCGTCACGGGGATCGCGACCGTGATCCGCGACAAGAACTCCTATCCGCTGCGGGTGCGCGACGACATCTATCTCAACGACGTCGTTCAGACCTCGTCGAACTCCTCGCTCGGCATCACCTTCAACGACGCGACCACGTTCAATCTCTCCGCCAGCGCCAAGATCACCATCGACAATTACGTCTATGAGGACGGCGGCAAGCAGAACTCCGCGATCTTCGACGTCGGCAAGGGCACCGTCGCCTTCGTTGCGGCCGCGGTGGCAAAGACCGGCAACATGAAGATCACGACGCCGACTGCGACGCTCGGCATCCGCGGCACCACCGGCGTCGTCGACGTGCCTGAAGGCGCGGCAGCGAACAGCGCGCGCAACGTCAACATCAAGCTCTATCCCGACGCCGACGGCCGCGTCGGTCACATCGACGTCGATGACCGCACCAGCGGCACGCGGCTCGGCGCGCTGACGCAAGCATCGAGCGGCTTTGCGATCCGGCCAGGCACAGCCGCCGCCGGCATCATGCGCTTCGCCGCGGTACCGATCACGATTCCCGCGCAGCAGATCGCGCGCGACCGCGGCTTCGTCAACCAGGTCCATCTGGCACAGACCGCCGGCCGGCAGATCGTCACCGAGCAGCGCGACTCCCGCCGCGCCAATCCGGCCGCGAGCCCGCGCATCCCGCGGCCGTTCCAGCCGCAGCAGCAGCAATTGCGTCCAAACGCGGCGCCGGGCCAGCAGCCGCAGCGTCCGAACGGTCAGCCCGGCCAGGACACTCGCCCGGGTCAACAGCAGCCGAGCGCGCCGGGCCGGCAAGGCGCCCAGCCGCCGCAGCGGCAGGGCCAAGGTCAGGGACAAGGACAAGGCGCCGTGCAGCCGGGTGGCCAGCGCGGGGGTCAGGGTCAACAGCCGCAAAATCAGCGGCAGCAGGGCCAGCAGCCTGGCCAGCCGCACGGTGCGGGGCGTCCAGCGCGGCCCGGACAAAGCCCCCTCCCAAACAGCGCGCCACAAACCCAACCGCAGCGCGGCGGACAGATTCAGCCTGGCGGTGTGGTGCCACCGCAGCCCGGCCCGCAGCCGCAACTGCCGCGCACAGGCATGCAGCCCGGCCAGCCGCCTGCGGTACAACAGCCGGGCATGCAACGCCCGGGCGGCTTCCAGCAGCGCCTGCCGGGCGCACCTCGCCCCGCAGCGCCGCGAAAGCCGCCGCCCGCTTCGAAGGAGAAGAAAGAGCGGCGGTGA
- a CDS encoding NUDIX hydrolase translates to MARAPVMAAGGIVLRRGSEPLIAVVRQRKRNEWVLPKGKLDDGETPKEAAHREVLEETGHDVAVHEFLGTLVYQSGGRSKVVHFWRMEADGGPVRKLMNDIKAVDWLTLDDALSRLSREYERAFLNQVGPIALASAGLVPAAAPTPVPEPALANDDIDAALQTLTPAEAASVDELRHGLLQKVKAWLRGEA, encoded by the coding sequence ATGGCGCGGGCGCCGGTCATGGCGGCGGGGGGGATTGTGTTGCGGCGAGGATCTGAGCCGCTGATCGCGGTCGTGCGCCAGCGCAAGCGCAATGAATGGGTCTTGCCCAAGGGCAAGCTCGACGACGGCGAGACGCCGAAGGAGGCGGCGCACCGCGAGGTGCTGGAGGAGACCGGCCACGACGTCGCCGTGCACGAATTTTTGGGCACGCTCGTCTATCAGTCCGGCGGGCGGTCCAAGGTCGTGCATTTCTGGCGGATGGAGGCCGACGGCGGGCCGGTCCGCAAGCTGATGAACGACATCAAGGCGGTGGACTGGCTGACGCTGGACGATGCGCTCAGCCGCCTCTCGCGCGAGTACGAGCGCGCTTTCCTCAACCAGGTCGGCCCGATCGCGCTTGCTTCAGCAGGGCTGGTGCCTGCGGCTGCGCCAACGCCTGTGCCGGAGCCGGCATTGGCAAACGACGATATCGATGCCGCCTTGCAGACGCTGACACCGGCGGAAGCCGCGTCCGTCGACGAGTTGCGTCACGGCCTGCTGCAGAAGGTGAAGGCCTGGCTGCGCGGCGAGGCGTGA
- the asd gene encoding archaetidylserine decarboxylase (Phosphatidylserine decarboxylase is synthesized as a single chain precursor. Generation of the pyruvoyl active site from a Ser is coupled to cleavage of a Gly-Ser bond between the larger (beta) and smaller (alpha chains). It is an integral membrane protein.) produces MTVKALIASFTQQEDLNFLLTNRIPRAALTRFMGWFSKIENPLVRDVSIALWKLFSDLDLSEAKKTHFKSLHDCFTRELKPGLRPFDPDPSIVASPSDGIVGAHGRIADTELFQVKGAPYSLLDLVGDSALVEQHRNGSFVTLRLTSSMYHRFHAPYDAHIERVTLIHGDVWNVNPIALKRVERLFCKNERAVIRTHLSTGEAVTLVPVAAILVASIRLHFLDMVLNAQTRGPVNFPCDVKVGKGEELGWFEHGSTIIILAPGDFTFCDGIAEGTRIRAGEALLRRK; encoded by the coding sequence ATGACAGTCAAAGCCCTCATCGCCTCTTTCACCCAGCAGGAAGATCTCAACTTCCTGTTGACCAACCGCATCCCCCGCGCCGCGCTGACCCGCTTCATGGGCTGGTTCTCCAAGATCGAGAATCCCCTGGTGCGAGACGTCTCGATCGCGCTGTGGAAGCTGTTCTCCGACCTCGACCTGTCGGAGGCGAAGAAGACCCATTTCAAGAGCCTGCACGACTGCTTCACCCGAGAGCTGAAGCCGGGCCTGCGGCCGTTCGATCCGGACCCCTCCATCGTCGCCAGCCCGTCGGACGGCATCGTCGGTGCGCATGGACGGATCGCCGACACGGAGCTGTTTCAGGTCAAGGGCGCGCCGTATTCGCTGCTCGATCTCGTCGGCGATTCCGCGCTGGTCGAGCAGCACCGCAACGGCTCTTTCGTCACGCTGCGGCTGACCTCGAGCATGTATCACCGCTTCCATGCGCCATACGATGCGCATATCGAGCGCGTGACGCTGATCCATGGCGACGTCTGGAACGTCAACCCGATCGCCTTGAAGCGGGTCGAGCGGTTGTTTTGCAAGAACGAGCGCGCGGTGATCCGCACGCATTTGTCGACCGGCGAGGCCGTGACATTGGTGCCGGTCGCCGCGATCCTGGTTGCCAGCATCCGCCTGCACTTCCTCGACATGGTGCTGAACGCGCAGACTCGCGGCCCCGTGAATTTCCCCTGCGATGTCAAGGTGGGCAAGGGCGAGGAGCTCGGCTGGTTCGAGCACGGCTCGACCATCATCATCCTCGCGCCCGGCGATTTCACCTTCTGCGACGGCATCGCCGAGGGCACGCGCATTCGCGCAGGCGAAGCGCTGCTCAGGAGAAAGTAG